A region from the Mercenaria mercenaria strain notata chromosome 7, MADL_Memer_1, whole genome shotgun sequence genome encodes:
- the LOC123554487 gene encoding uncharacterized protein LOC123554487, producing the protein MHNFVKMMKLAAVFLTFSVFLCGVFTQKGHVHANTGGESFKITVKDTKDPNPPSWTISAADIAKSAFVFNITKALTIWGHNPARFGKSQAPFTGQGYQGLEINHVYNNGNSTSSHILHLPKCTKRSLGKAIIEYTSGNKLAQKGLYKNAIDACPTNR; encoded by the exons atgcataattttgtaaagatgaTGAAGTTAGCGGCAGTATTTCttactttttctgtatttttatgtGGTGTTTTTACACAAAAGGGACACGTACATGCAAACACTGGAG GGGAATCTTTTAAAATCACCGTTAAAGACACAAAAGATCCCAATCCCCCGAGCTGGACCATATCTGCTGCCGACATTGCAAAAAGCGCATTTGTTTTCAACATAACTAAAGCTTTAACAATATGGGGACATAATCCT GCAAGATTCGGAAAATCACAAGCGCCATTTACCGGGCAAGGTTACCAAGGGTTGGAGATAAACCATGTTTACAATAACGGCAATAGTACCAGTAGTCACATACTACACTTGCCAAAATGCACGAAGCGTTCTTTGGGAAAGGCGATTATTGAATATACATCGGGAAACAAGCTGGCGCAAAAGGGactttataaaaatgcaatcgATGCATGTCCTACGAACCGCTAA